One Xylanivirga thermophila DNA segment encodes these proteins:
- a CDS encoding alpha/beta-type small acid-soluble spore protein, producing the protein MPSNNRKLVPEARQALDNMKYEVANQVGVNLKQGYNGDLTAKEAGYIGGYMVKKMIEQAQRQMAGK; encoded by the coding sequence ATGCCAAGTAATAATCGTAAACTTGTTCCTGAAGCAAGACAGGCTCTTGATAACATGAAATATGAGGTTGCTAATCAAGTAGGGGTTAATCTAAAACAGGGTTATAATGGTGACTTAACTGCTAAGGAAGCCGGATATATCGGTGGTTATATGGTTAAGAAGATGATTGAGCAGGCCCAGAGACAAATGGCTGGTAAGTAA